A single region of the Candidatus Protochlamydia amoebophila UWE25 genome encodes:
- the folP gene encoding dihydropteroate synthase, translating to MHTKLMGILNVTPDSFFDQGRWFDPQLAIERGKQIFLEGADILDIGGESTKPGAKPVSEKEELNRVIPVLQHLKAELSIPISIDTMKVKVAEEALKAGASLINDVSGFRDPFMRKLAVETRSSICVMHMHETPTTMQNNPIYPSGVIPFLIEWFSKQIDLLLSEGVQEKQIILDPGIGFGKTVADNVKIVQNLHKIKELGFPLLIGLSRKSFLGKIIHKTYPELLPSTLAANTLAILAKVDILRVHDVAAHKDILKVMQQFFST from the coding sequence ATGCACACAAAGTTAATGGGAATACTTAACGTTACCCCCGACTCTTTTTTTGATCAAGGACGATGGTTTGATCCCCAATTAGCAATTGAAAGGGGTAAACAAATTTTCCTTGAAGGAGCCGATATTTTAGATATTGGGGGAGAATCCACAAAACCTGGTGCAAAACCAGTTTCTGAAAAAGAAGAGTTAAATCGCGTCATTCCGGTTCTTCAGCATTTAAAAGCCGAACTTTCGATTCCTATTTCAATTGACACAATGAAAGTAAAAGTTGCTGAAGAGGCTTTAAAAGCAGGGGCAAGCTTAATCAATGATGTATCTGGTTTTCGAGACCCCTTTATGAGAAAGTTAGCTGTTGAAACTCGATCTTCTATTTGTGTCATGCATATGCATGAAACTCCAACAACGATGCAAAATAATCCTATTTATCCATCGGGAGTGATTCCTTTTTTAATAGAATGGTTTTCTAAGCAAATAGACTTATTACTATCCGAAGGAGTACAAGAAAAGCAAATTATTTTAGATCCTGGGATTGGTTTTGGAAAAACGGTTGCCGATAATGTGAAAATTGTACAAAATTTACACAAAATTAAAGAATTGGGATTTCCTCTTCTAATAGGCCTTTCCAGAAAATCTTTTTTAGGAAAAATCATTCATAAAACTTATCCAGAACTACTTCCTTCAACATTAGCGGCCAATACTTTAGCGATTCTTGCTAAAGTAGATATTTTGCGTGTCCACGATGTGGCAGCTCATAAAGACATTTTAAAAGTGATGCAACAATTTTTTTCAACCTAA
- a CDS encoding diadenylate cyclase, translated as MWIFQLFIPGIEILIIALFVYYLLSFFWNTRAMDVLYGSLAFLAFFALSKWLNLPVLEKLMFYVVNVAVLALLIIFQPEIRLSLSKLSLKTKKYREVTEFDKFLESISQSIYRLSERRIGALVVLENQDSLEDLAIKAVLINAQFSPELLESIFITTTPLHDGAVLVRGTTILSAATILITIHRPIGEVPKGYEFLDSWPIVLMQTVSGPQDQVLNLKNQGLELTFDFNEISKEQLDALQSTSPYDDEINFYIPDAWKKVSIPFLARGPVALNDPESKFLHLSFLKQQLIPLKNDLPLHVYYPLKYSDEINPNTYALAINDYVHMKNHIPILKLPLLASNVSKLFVEIVKDNLEIEIVTAPKTERRKLEWGIGFIDDSHLEDTYAAFLLSNTKSNNGYSQSKVQEREKYFRQRFRNYMQRLTLYLNSNQKLELESSLKDQEIRIKIPALSQGVPTNAS; from the coding sequence ATGTGGATTTTTCAGCTGTTCATTCCAGGAATAGAGATATTGATCATAGCTTTGTTCGTCTACTATCTTTTGTCTTTTTTTTGGAATACGCGTGCTATGGATGTGCTTTATGGGAGTTTAGCTTTTTTAGCTTTCTTTGCTCTTTCTAAATGGCTAAATTTGCCTGTCTTAGAAAAACTAATGTTTTATGTCGTCAACGTCGCTGTATTAGCTTTATTAATTATCTTTCAGCCAGAAATTCGACTTTCTTTATCTAAACTCAGTTTAAAAACTAAAAAATATCGCGAAGTGACAGAGTTCGATAAATTTCTTGAAAGCATCTCTCAATCTATCTACCGCTTATCAGAAAGGCGTATAGGAGCCCTTGTCGTTCTTGAAAATCAAGATTCTTTAGAAGACTTAGCCATCAAAGCAGTATTAATTAATGCGCAATTCTCCCCTGAGTTATTAGAATCTATTTTTATTACCACAACACCTTTGCATGATGGAGCTGTCCTTGTTCGAGGAACGACGATTTTATCTGCAGCAACTATTCTAATTACCATCCATCGACCAATTGGTGAAGTTCCAAAAGGATACGAGTTTTTAGATAGTTGGCCTATCGTTTTAATGCAAACTGTCAGCGGTCCTCAAGATCAAGTCCTTAATCTGAAAAATCAAGGGCTTGAGCTTACTTTTGATTTCAATGAAATTTCAAAAGAGCAATTAGATGCTTTACAATCGACAAGTCCATACGACGATGAAATTAACTTTTACATTCCAGATGCTTGGAAAAAAGTATCTATTCCTTTTTTAGCAAGAGGCCCTGTTGCTTTAAATGACCCTGAATCAAAATTTCTTCATTTAAGCTTTTTGAAACAGCAGTTAATTCCTTTGAAAAATGACCTTCCCTTACACGTATATTATCCTCTTAAGTATAGCGATGAAATCAATCCTAATACTTATGCTTTAGCAATTAATGATTATGTTCATATGAAGAACCATATTCCTATTTTAAAGCTCCCCTTACTCGCCAGTAATGTCAGTAAACTTTTTGTTGAAATTGTCAAAGATAATTTAGAAATTGAAATTGTAACAGCCCCAAAAACAGAGCGTCGTAAACTCGAATGGGGAATTGGCTTTATTGATGACTCTCACTTAGAGGATACTTACGCAGCTTTTTTACTTAGCAATACCAAATCAAATAATGGGTATTCTCAATCGAAAGTTCAAGAAAGGGAAAAATATTTCAGGCAAAGATTCCGCAATTACATGCAACGTTTAACTCTTTATTTAAATTCGAATCAAAAATTGGAATTAGAAAGCTCTTTGAAAGATCAAGAAATTCGAATTAAGATTCCGGCCTTATCTCAAGGAGTTCCAACTAATGCCAGCTGA
- a CDS encoding RsmE family RNA methyltransferase, with translation MPAERFFTSEEISLHQHVLLKDNEFHHLAHVMRAKKGERVELVNGKSILAQATVLDIHKGQAVLLIDHIKTERMDSSRLILAQAYVKPDRLAFILEKGTELGVDEFWLFPGQLSSQKEIYPHQQERAQSLIIAAMKQCGRLTLPKILFKPALNQWDSIFSQAFFGDLDPHAPFLAAANEGSSYPIIFFTGPESGWSDAERQQLKKMGVQGVRLHTNILRTDTASIAALSIIQQWKFIPFK, from the coding sequence ATGCCAGCTGAGCGTTTTTTTACCTCTGAGGAAATATCTTTGCATCAACATGTGCTATTAAAAGATAATGAATTTCACCATCTTGCGCACGTGATGAGGGCAAAAAAAGGTGAGCGTGTTGAACTCGTGAATGGTAAAAGCATTTTAGCCCAGGCTACTGTTTTAGACATCCATAAAGGCCAAGCAGTCTTACTAATAGATCACATAAAAACTGAACGAATGGATTCTTCACGCTTAATATTAGCTCAAGCTTATGTCAAACCTGATCGCTTAGCCTTTATTTTGGAGAAAGGAACAGAGCTAGGCGTCGATGAGTTTTGGCTTTTTCCTGGTCAACTAAGTTCCCAAAAAGAAATTTATCCTCACCAACAAGAACGCGCCCAATCTCTAATCATCGCCGCTATGAAACAATGTGGTCGTTTAACTCTTCCTAAAATTCTTTTTAAGCCGGCTTTAAATCAATGGGATAGTATTTTTTCACAGGCTTTTTTTGGCGATTTAGATCCTCATGCCCCCTTTCTTGCTGCTGCAAATGAAGGGTCCTCTTATCCTATTATTTTTTTTACAGGCCCTGAAAGTGGTTGGAGTGATGCAGAACGGCAGCAGTTAAAAAAAATGGGTGTGCAAGGAGTCAGGTTACATACTAACATTCTGCGCACTGATACAGCTTCAATTGCTGCTTTGAGTATTATTCAACAATGGAAATTCATTCCGTTTAAGTAA